The Altererythrobacter sp. Root672 genome includes a window with the following:
- the rfbG gene encoding CDP-glucose 4,6-dehydratase: MPEQAICHDALAAQFAGKRVLVTGHTGFKGGWLCLWLKELGAEVTGIALPPAEGPSLFSAVGLADVIDHRIGDIRDGADFGRACEGLEPDLVIHMAAQSLVRPSYADPVDTFRTNAVGTAVVLDQVRRMPTVRGVVVVTSDKCYENNEWPWPYREIDPMGGADPYSASKGCTELVASSFRRSYFSDPKGCQIATVRAGNVIGGGDWAVDRLVPDIIRATIAGTAVAIRNPASVRPWQHVLEPLSGYLTIGALLLSDAAPDFAEAWNFGPNPDAFVDVETIARILQKTWGPGAASIAFGKRTDDPHEAGMLTLDSSKALGRLGWRPRLTTEQAIAMTTNWYRAFADGSENMRSLTIEQIASFAASAELSSRVQEKIQACA, encoded by the coding sequence ATGCCTGAACAAGCGATCTGCCATGACGCCCTGGCAGCTCAATTTGCCGGCAAGCGGGTCCTTGTTACAGGCCATACGGGCTTCAAGGGAGGCTGGCTGTGCCTCTGGCTGAAGGAGCTGGGGGCCGAGGTGACGGGGATTGCCTTGCCGCCTGCTGAGGGTCCCTCGCTGTTCTCAGCGGTAGGCCTGGCCGACGTCATCGATCATCGCATCGGAGACATTCGCGACGGGGCGGACTTTGGGCGGGCCTGCGAGGGACTGGAGCCCGATCTCGTTATTCACATGGCCGCACAATCACTCGTGCGTCCTTCCTACGCTGATCCTGTGGACACGTTTCGGACCAATGCTGTCGGAACGGCTGTGGTGCTGGATCAAGTTCGGCGGATGCCAACCGTGCGCGGCGTGGTCGTCGTCACCAGCGACAAATGCTACGAGAATAACGAGTGGCCCTGGCCCTATCGCGAGATTGACCCGATGGGCGGGGCAGATCCTTACAGCGCTTCCAAGGGATGCACGGAGCTGGTCGCCAGCTCCTTTCGGCGATCCTACTTCAGCGATCCCAAAGGTTGCCAGATCGCCACGGTACGCGCGGGGAATGTCATCGGTGGCGGCGATTGGGCCGTAGATCGACTGGTCCCTGACATCATCCGAGCGACGATCGCCGGAACGGCAGTCGCCATTCGCAACCCTGCCAGCGTGCGGCCGTGGCAGCACGTCCTCGAGCCCTTGTCGGGCTACCTCACGATCGGTGCCTTGCTGCTCAGCGATGCCGCACCTGACTTCGCGGAGGCGTGGAACTTCGGCCCGAACCCGGACGCATTCGTCGATGTCGAGACTATAGCCCGAATTCTACAGAAGACCTGGGGGCCAGGCGCTGCCTCTATCGCATTCGGCAAGCGGACCGACGACCCTCACGAGGCCGGCATGCTCACGCTCGACAGCAGCAAGGCGCTTGGCCGGCTCGGCTGGCGGCCCAGGCTCACCACCGAGCAAGCGATTGCCATGACCACCAATTGGTATCGCGCTTTCGCGGATGGCTCGGAAAACATGCGGTCGCTAACCATCGAACAGATCGCCAGCTTCGCGGCATCTGCAGAATTGTCCTCTCGTGTTCAGGAGAAGATCCAGGCATGCGCGTGA
- the rfbF gene encoding glucose-1-phosphate cytidylyltransferase has product MKVVLLAGGLGSRLAEETVHIPKPMVEVAGRPIMLHVMDIYDHWGHADFIVACGYKALSIKSFFQGLHLMTNDFTVGIGNGEMALRPTSKVDWRVSVVDTGVATMTGGRIRRLRDWLDDETFMVTYSDGVGNIDIEALLEFHRSHGKLATVTAVQPPARFGNLELDGNQVVEFTEKVRKHETWINGGFFVFEPGVLDYLTGDDEPLEQGPLTNLARDGELMAFMHKGFWHPMDTVRDRDTLNKLGSEPLPPWMDFENGQAITSTDWQAKAVNA; this is encoded by the coding sequence ATGAAGGTAGTCTTGCTAGCGGGCGGACTTGGTTCACGCCTCGCGGAAGAAACCGTCCACATACCGAAGCCCATGGTCGAAGTCGCCGGGCGGCCGATCATGCTTCACGTGATGGATATCTACGATCACTGGGGGCACGCCGATTTCATCGTGGCCTGTGGCTACAAGGCCCTATCGATCAAGAGCTTCTTCCAGGGGCTGCACCTGATGACCAACGATTTCACCGTTGGCATCGGCAACGGTGAAATGGCCCTGCGCCCAACGTCAAAGGTGGACTGGCGGGTATCGGTGGTCGACACCGGTGTTGCCACCATGACCGGTGGCCGCATCCGTCGCTTGCGCGACTGGCTCGACGACGAGACTTTCATGGTCACCTACTCCGACGGAGTGGGGAACATCGATATCGAGGCGCTGCTGGAGTTCCACCGCTCGCATGGCAAGCTTGCGACCGTCACGGCCGTGCAGCCACCCGCCAGGTTCGGCAATCTGGAGCTGGACGGCAACCAGGTCGTGGAATTCACGGAAAAGGTGCGCAAGCACGAAACCTGGATCAACGGGGGCTTCTTCGTCTTCGAACCGGGTGTGCTCGATTACCTGACCGGCGACGACGAGCCGCTGGAGCAAGGTCCGCTGACAAACTTGGCGCGTGATGGCGAATTGATGGCCTTCATGCACAAGGGCTTCTGGCACCCCATGGACACCGTGCGCGATCGCGACACGCTGAACAAGCTAGGCTCCGAGCCGCTGCCGCCGTGGATGGATTTCGAGAACGGTCAGGCGATCACCTCGACAGATTGGCAGGCGAAGGCCGTCAATGCCTGA
- a CDS encoding glycosyltransferase family 4 protein — MPSHHISILTSGLGAGGAERVIAQLAAHWCDTPYRLSIITFDHAEDAVFHPLPSNVAVERLGDTTGSGLTGAIRKTFALRKALRRDPPDLLISFLTKNNLLAAIASIGLPTGLVCCERNNPERQKVHPLWNFLLPAAYRRADAIVCQTEGVKRCFPRSVADKLVVIPNPFAGLDRTGPETAGKDICAVGRLTEQKGFDLLIDAFSRALPDFPGWNLHIWGSGHDLEALEQQISDLGLSESVHMRGISPRPGGWLDNADLFVLSSRYEGFPNALGEAMAAGLPIVATACDFGPEEMLDHGVSGWLVRNEDPAALAAGLKHLMSDSALRVRLGDGATKAVQRYAPAVVFRQWDNLVRDLLGPREEAVAAGASPAHSLEVRVTE; from the coding sequence GTGCCGTCGCACCACATATCTATCCTGACATCCGGCCTTGGGGCCGGTGGCGCGGAGCGCGTCATCGCCCAACTTGCGGCGCATTGGTGCGACACGCCCTATCGTCTTTCGATCATCACGTTCGACCATGCCGAGGATGCGGTCTTCCATCCGCTGCCTTCGAATGTCGCCGTCGAGCGGCTCGGTGACACCACCGGGAGTGGCCTTACGGGCGCGATCCGCAAGACCTTTGCCCTTCGCAAAGCCCTGCGCCGCGATCCGCCCGACTTGCTCATATCCTTCCTGACAAAGAACAATCTCCTCGCCGCGATTGCTTCGATTGGTCTCCCAACAGGCCTCGTTTGCTGCGAACGGAACAACCCTGAGCGGCAGAAAGTGCACCCTCTCTGGAATTTCCTGCTCCCCGCGGCCTATCGGCGCGCGGATGCCATCGTTTGCCAGACTGAAGGGGTAAAGAGGTGCTTTCCCCGCTCCGTCGCAGACAAGTTGGTGGTCATTCCCAATCCGTTTGCCGGTCTCGATAGGACCGGGCCGGAAACGGCCGGCAAGGATATCTGTGCCGTGGGACGCCTGACCGAGCAGAAGGGATTCGACCTCCTGATCGACGCGTTCTCCAGGGCTCTGCCGGATTTCCCCGGATGGAACTTGCACATCTGGGGCTCCGGACACGATTTGGAGGCACTGGAGCAGCAAATCTCCGACCTCGGCTTGAGCGAGAGCGTCCACATGCGTGGCATCAGTCCCCGCCCGGGCGGTTGGCTCGACAATGCCGACCTGTTCGTCCTCTCTTCCCGCTACGAGGGCTTTCCCAATGCCCTGGGTGAAGCGATGGCGGCCGGCCTGCCGATCGTTGCGACGGCTTGCGACTTTGGGCCGGAGGAAATGCTCGACCACGGGGTAAGCGGGTGGCTTGTCCGCAACGAGGACCCGGCGGCGCTCGCAGCAGGTCTGAAGCATCTGATGTCGGACAGCGCTCTTCGTGTCAGGCTAGGGGACGGGGCAACCAAAGCGGTCCAGCGTTACGCGCCCGCCGTAGTTTTCAGGCAGTGGGACAATCTCGTGCGGGACTTGCTCGGACCACGGGAAGAAGCCGTCGCTGCGGGAGCGAGCCCGGCTCACTCGTTGGAGGTTCGGGTCACCGAATGA
- a CDS encoding ATP-grasp domain-containing protein produces the protein MRNGPLRILFTSAGRRVELAQCFRAAAARLDTSCEIHACDLDPELSPACRTADARFAVPRCTAPGYIDTLHEYCVTQSIDLLVPTIDPELPPLAEARDRFAQTGTLVHVSSAETIDIVRDKLKTIEALAKSGAPVPRTATAEEVRRSPGDWPFAAFIKPSAGSASRGIGILQGPEDIRAEYDEPMIVQEFLRGPEYTVNIYVDRNGKLLSAVPHIRLSVRAGEVEKGRTERNSAFWEIAERVVAALPGPRGAMCFQLIVDPAKGPRVFEINARFGGGYPLADHAGARFAESLLAGVLGQPECASNDWREGVTMLRYDAAVFDG, from the coding sequence ATGAGGAACGGGCCGCTGCGTATTCTGTTCACGTCCGCCGGACGCCGGGTTGAGCTTGCGCAGTGCTTCCGTGCGGCAGCCGCGCGATTGGACACAAGTTGCGAAATCCACGCCTGCGACCTCGATCCGGAACTCAGTCCGGCATGCCGAACTGCCGACGCCCGGTTTGCGGTCCCGAGGTGCACGGCCCCCGGCTATATCGACACCCTGCATGAGTACTGTGTGACGCAGTCGATCGATCTTCTGGTCCCGACAATCGATCCCGAACTTCCCCCTCTCGCAGAAGCACGCGATCGCTTCGCTCAGACCGGCACACTGGTCCACGTGAGCTCTGCTGAGACGATCGATATCGTACGCGACAAGCTGAAAACCATCGAGGCGCTGGCCAAGTCTGGGGCTCCGGTGCCACGGACCGCAACGGCAGAAGAAGTCCGCCGGTCGCCAGGCGATTGGCCCTTCGCCGCATTCATCAAGCCATCCGCAGGAAGCGCGAGCCGCGGGATCGGGATTTTGCAAGGTCCGGAAGATATTCGCGCCGAATACGATGAGCCCATGATCGTGCAGGAGTTCCTTCGCGGCCCCGAATACACCGTGAACATCTACGTTGACCGCAATGGCAAGCTCTTGTCCGCGGTACCGCACATCCGCCTTTCAGTGCGGGCCGGTGAAGTCGAGAAAGGCCGTACCGAACGCAACTCCGCCTTCTGGGAGATCGCAGAACGTGTGGTCGCCGCCCTGCCGGGACCGCGAGGGGCGATGTGCTTCCAACTCATTGTTGACCCGGCGAAGGGGCCAAGGGTGTTTGAAATCAACGCGCGGTTTGGTGGCGGCTATCCGCTGGCGGACCATGCCGGCGCCAGGTTTGCTGAAAGCCTGTTAGCGGGAGTGCTCGGGCAACCCGAATGCGCATCCAACGACTGGCGCGAAGGGGTGACGATGCTGCGCTATGATGCGGCGGTGTTCGATGGTTGA
- a CDS encoding HAD family hydrolase — translation MLDLDDTLFHESDFARSGFAAVGAHLENRLGVSDFASHCERLLKAGSRGRIFDQALAECGHHPTPDLIEELVDIYRSHKPSIQLPRDTVAFLEHVAGLPTALISDGPARMQRNKVVSLGLDKLIDKIVLTGEWPDGYGKPHPRAYGEVMQWSGRIGSDHVYIADNGSKDFIAPRALGWKTVQILRPGRVHDGVAPTAEHEAEFRIASLDEISLRRVLAGSR, via the coding sequence GTGCTCGATCTCGACGATACGCTCTTCCATGAGAGTGATTTCGCGCGCAGCGGATTTGCTGCAGTTGGCGCCCACCTCGAAAATCGGCTCGGCGTTTCCGACTTTGCTTCTCATTGTGAAAGGCTGCTCAAGGCCGGCTCGCGAGGACGCATTTTCGATCAGGCGTTAGCCGAGTGCGGGCACCATCCCACCCCTGACTTGATCGAAGAGCTTGTCGATATTTACCGATCGCATAAACCTTCGATCCAATTGCCGCGAGATACGGTGGCGTTCCTCGAACACGTCGCGGGATTGCCGACGGCCCTGATCAGCGACGGCCCCGCAAGGATGCAGCGGAACAAGGTCGTAAGCCTGGGTCTCGATAAGCTCATCGATAAGATCGTGCTGACCGGCGAATGGCCCGACGGCTATGGCAAGCCCCATCCCAGGGCCTACGGCGAAGTCATGCAATGGTCCGGCCGTATCGGCTCCGATCACGTCTATATCGCGGATAATGGCTCAAAGGACTTCATCGCCCCAAGAGCCCTTGGGTGGAAGACCGTACAGATCCTCCGGCCCGGGCGAGTTCACGACGGCGTTGCACCAACCGCGGAGCACGAAGCAGAGTTCAGAATAGCCAGCCTCGACGAAATTAGCCTGCGTCGCGTCCTCGCTGGCTCGCGTTAG
- a CDS encoding sugar transferase: MASAFSRLLAVILGVALTPIQLLLGLLVLLSLGRPVLFRQVRCGRLGEPFVLYKFRTMRDDRDEAGRLLPDEQRVTAVGAFLRRSRLDELPGLLNIARGEMAFVGPRPLLPITIEELGDKGRRRGLVRPGMTGWAQVNGNTLLSLDEKVALDLWYIDHAGLWLDLTILQRTVLVMIGGERRTKVLREEVSR; this comes from the coding sequence ATGGCTTCCGCGTTCTCTCGCTTGCTGGCGGTGATCCTTGGGGTCGCGTTGACCCCGATCCAGTTGCTGCTCGGACTGCTTGTCCTGCTTTCGCTGGGTCGGCCGGTCCTATTCAGGCAGGTCCGTTGCGGGCGTCTTGGCGAGCCGTTCGTGTTGTACAAGTTCCGTACGATGCGGGACGACCGCGACGAAGCTGGGCGCCTATTGCCCGACGAGCAGCGAGTCACTGCAGTGGGTGCATTCTTACGCCGGAGCCGCCTCGACGAGTTGCCTGGCCTCCTGAACATCGCACGGGGCGAAATGGCCTTTGTCGGACCTCGCCCGCTTCTGCCGATTACCATCGAGGAACTCGGCGACAAGGGCCGGAGGAGAGGCCTGGTAAGACCGGGGATGACCGGCTGGGCCCAGGTGAATGGCAACACTCTCCTCTCGTTAGACGAGAAGGTGGCGCTGGACCTCTGGTATATCGATCACGCCGGTCTCTGGCTTGATCTGACGATCCTGCAGCGAACGGTTCTCGTCATGATCGGCGGTGAGCGGCGGACCAAAGTCCTGCGCGAGGAAGTGTCGCGCTAA
- a CDS encoding GumC family protein, whose protein sequence is MAAIVAAITLPVLAHQLLSPTIYRSTAHVQVELIDQVGTNQADVIAQNAQRVANAVRLHSSRSAAEHVIEDLDLLNDPHFKKDMGNIGSGDDDFIYLAINRLLSMVTVAAEPNSDLLAISVSSRSPELAARIANQIPASVRAVRASKNNELRAQLLASLETEQHERGEIAAATAQKVAEFRQNNRMLVGAGGAEDLAQLNRIATQAAAASASREGSAARSGGIAAAGSMQSTAMASSAGLDQLERRHADLVAESSKLTSSYGPNHPDVKRISSQIDAVESAMTVERGNAQANARAVAAAESARMAQIARSDAAGDAAAAARLNGILASVESKSYQNVGNSVELENLVRESTLADESYKAIAARVEQVRAQMQEEGVSSSIVSPAVPNLDAIAPAPLKYTIIAFLGSGILAFLLAFLRDFLDDRLRTSAQIRKYFGLPTFGMLPLLERDQPADDPSDSPVIADPQSLFAEVSRSMYCEIRSLRQKPGSQVVLVSSPLPGDGKSTVTLTLAAAGLAMGDRTLVLDLDLRKHGYLQRLQNNIDSPDLIDIITGQADIDGLLPLPHEGATDDDGEFTNAPRIGLLSAHNPVEEPAVLLSSPKLAKLLRDLREKFDFIVINAPATLAVRDARAMGQFADQTIMVARWGRTTIEQMDASLDLHHYAVSGVIFDHVDYAEHARLRYGDSVQFYVDSSDYYSDDFEHPQGIVTRARNWMRRRRRPEWNEPEMA, encoded by the coding sequence ATGGCGGCGATCGTTGCCGCGATCACGTTGCCGGTCCTGGCCCATCAGTTGCTGTCACCGACCATCTACCGGTCCACGGCACACGTTCAGGTCGAGCTTATCGACCAGGTGGGTACCAACCAGGCTGACGTCATCGCTCAGAACGCGCAGCGGGTGGCTAACGCTGTCCGTCTCCACAGTTCGCGTTCAGCTGCAGAGCACGTGATTGAGGACCTCGATCTGCTCAACGATCCGCACTTCAAGAAAGACATGGGCAATATCGGCTCCGGCGACGACGATTTCATCTATCTCGCCATCAACCGGCTGCTCAGCATGGTGACAGTGGCAGCCGAGCCGAACTCCGACTTGCTCGCGATTTCGGTCTCTTCGCGTTCGCCCGAGCTGGCGGCGCGCATTGCCAACCAGATCCCCGCGTCGGTTCGCGCCGTACGCGCCTCAAAGAACAATGAGCTTCGCGCTCAGCTGCTCGCCTCCCTGGAGACCGAACAGCACGAGCGTGGAGAGATTGCCGCTGCCACTGCGCAGAAGGTTGCCGAATTCCGGCAAAATAATCGCATGCTCGTTGGTGCGGGCGGTGCTGAAGACCTGGCCCAGCTCAATCGCATTGCCACTCAGGCAGCGGCCGCCAGCGCTTCGCGCGAAGGTTCGGCAGCGCGCAGCGGCGGGATCGCCGCGGCGGGATCGATGCAGAGCACGGCGATGGCCAGTTCGGCCGGCCTTGATCAGCTTGAACGCCGGCACGCCGATCTCGTGGCGGAGAGCTCGAAGCTTACGTCGAGCTATGGCCCCAACCACCCAGACGTAAAGCGCATCTCGTCGCAGATCGATGCCGTCGAAAGCGCGATGACGGTGGAGCGAGGCAACGCCCAAGCCAATGCTCGGGCGGTTGCGGCCGCTGAGTCCGCCAGGATGGCCCAGATAGCACGCAGCGATGCAGCTGGTGATGCAGCGGCCGCCGCACGCCTCAACGGGATCCTCGCGAGCGTCGAAAGCAAGTCCTACCAAAACGTGGGCAACTCGGTCGAACTCGAGAACCTGGTTCGCGAATCCACGCTGGCTGATGAATCATACAAAGCCATCGCCGCGCGCGTTGAGCAGGTGCGTGCCCAGATGCAGGAAGAGGGCGTTTCATCCTCGATCGTCTCGCCGGCCGTGCCCAACCTCGACGCCATTGCTCCGGCGCCGCTCAAGTATACGATAATCGCCTTCCTCGGCTCGGGAATACTCGCCTTCCTCCTGGCGTTCCTGCGCGACTTCCTGGATGATCGCCTGCGGACATCTGCCCAGATCCGGAAGTACTTCGGGCTCCCGACCTTCGGCATGCTTCCGCTGCTAGAGCGGGACCAGCCGGCCGACGATCCGAGCGACAGCCCGGTCATCGCCGACCCGCAGTCGCTCTTCGCCGAAGTATCAAGGTCGATGTATTGCGAGATCCGGTCGCTGCGGCAGAAGCCGGGATCGCAAGTCGTGCTGGTCAGCTCTCCCTTGCCGGGAGATGGCAAGTCGACTGTCACCCTGACACTCGCCGCGGCAGGCCTCGCCATGGGCGATCGGACCCTGGTGCTCGATCTGGACCTGCGCAAGCACGGCTATCTGCAACGGTTGCAGAATAATATCGATTCACCTGACCTTATCGATATCATCACGGGCCAGGCCGATATCGATGGGTTGCTTCCCTTGCCTCATGAGGGAGCAACCGACGACGACGGCGAATTCACCAACGCTCCGAGGATCGGCCTCCTGAGCGCCCATAACCCGGTGGAAGAACCGGCGGTGCTGCTGTCCTCGCCCAAGTTGGCAAAGTTGCTCCGCGATCTTCGGGAGAAGTTCGACTTCATCGTCATCAACGCCCCGGCGACGCTCGCCGTGCGCGACGCGCGGGCGATGGGGCAGTTCGCCGACCAGACGATCATGGTGGCCCGTTGGGGACGCACGACCATCGAGCAGATGGATGCATCCCTCGACCTGCACCACTATGCCGTGTCGGGCGTCATCTTCGACCATGTCGATTATGCCGAACACGCGCGGCTCCGGTATGGCGATTCCGTCCAGTTCTACGTCGACTCGTCGGACTACTACTCGGATGACTTCGAACATCCGCAAGGCATCGTCACACGGGCACGCAACTGGATGCGACGCCGGCGCCGGCCAGAATGGAATGAACCTGAAATGGCCTGA
- a CDS encoding glycosyltransferase family 4 protein: MLVSNLSAALAARGVTNRVIALCDAATLGNTIEMEAILAEQIRNGGSDFVSLRLSKKRGPLEGAAALRKLLASSVPDVIHCHTARAVAMVALSGFRGSVILTHHNTRLSFPGYLFRAFDLVVDRYVAISPELEAIYRSLTRRPITLIPNAAAREFDAGAPRTAAGKPCLILSVGTISDQKNYGLVLETAAAMRDSNPEFARPKFLIAGGGQGLDELRMRSQDMGLFEDVEFLGERSDVRHLMASADILLNTSTYEGLPIAIIEAMGMALPIVATDVAGNRDLVAEGENGLLAPLDDPAGLAAAIGRVIVDADLYRSLSQGAVKKSGQFSIDVSADRHLALYRSAGR; the protein is encoded by the coding sequence GTGCTGGTGTCCAACCTGAGTGCGGCGCTAGCGGCCCGCGGGGTAACGAACCGCGTAATTGCGCTCTGTGATGCTGCCACGCTCGGCAACACCATCGAGATGGAAGCGATCCTCGCCGAACAAATACGAAATGGCGGCAGTGACTTCGTGTCGTTGCGACTCAGCAAGAAACGCGGCCCATTGGAAGGCGCAGCAGCCCTCCGAAAGCTATTGGCCTCTAGCGTCCCGGACGTGATCCATTGCCATACCGCCAGGGCGGTGGCGATGGTTGCCCTTTCCGGTTTTCGCGGCTCGGTCATATTGACCCATCACAACACGCGGCTCTCGTTTCCCGGTTATCTGTTCAGAGCCTTCGATCTGGTCGTAGACAGGTATGTCGCTATTTCGCCTGAGCTGGAGGCAATTTATCGAAGCCTTACCAGGCGTCCGATCACACTTATCCCAAATGCCGCGGCGCGTGAATTCGACGCTGGCGCTCCGAGAACGGCAGCCGGCAAGCCATGCCTGATCCTCAGCGTGGGGACGATCTCCGACCAAAAGAACTATGGCCTGGTGTTGGAAACAGCAGCGGCAATGCGCGACAGCAATCCCGAGTTCGCGAGACCTAAGTTCTTGATCGCGGGGGGTGGGCAGGGCCTCGACGAGCTCAGGATGCGCTCGCAGGACATGGGCCTGTTCGAGGATGTAGAGTTCCTCGGCGAAAGATCTGACGTTCGCCACCTGATGGCTTCCGCTGACATCCTTCTCAACACGTCGACTTACGAGGGGCTACCCATTGCCATTATCGAGGCGATGGGGATGGCCCTGCCAATCGTTGCCACCGATGTCGCTGGCAACCGCGACCTGGTGGCCGAGGGCGAGAACGGCTTGCTTGCTCCGCTTGACGATCCAGCAGGGCTTGCAGCAGCCATCGGACGTGTAATCGTCGATGCTGACTTGTACCGATCCCTCTCGCAGGGAGCCGTCAAGAAGAGCGGGCAATTCTCGATCGACGTTTCAGCGGACCGGCATCTCGCCCTATATCGCAGCGCCGGCCGTTAG
- a CDS encoding lipopolysaccharide biosynthesis protein, producing MAASRPTAKFSLSALHPRELVRNLSASVNENPLLKSRIGSVVHLLTGNFGVAVTMLASTAVAARTLGAADFGALALILALGRVCERLVRFESWQPLIRFVAAEENAADPKRLSQLYAYGLLLDVSSAFLAAVLCVITGWLAASHVGLSPDQGRLVVIYAAAIAINFRGMASAALRMSGKFRTIAYVQFVGGLTRLVLALLVFLTGGSLLEFIAAWTFAQALDSIVFNWIGLRALAQNGIPSPFKASWRGLPAKFPGFLGFAFSTNMSSALRTLTHEADTLLVGFFAGPAAAGLYFLSRRIAKIAQQGGDLIQTVAYPDLARMWTGKGIANFAQTVKWLQVILAVGAVVAITLCWFAGEWALHLVFGPDFVGAFPMLLAQLLAVALVLHAAPSRSALLAMNRPTYVLAVAAGSTAIFFVTAFAAMPSLGAVGVNLAHIAFGFVTAVALDVAMWRGLGRVRAEISAQRLEEDSA from the coding sequence ATGGCTGCCTCCAGACCGACCGCGAAGTTTTCGCTCAGTGCGCTGCATCCTCGAGAACTCGTGCGCAATCTGTCCGCGTCGGTAAACGAGAACCCGCTTCTGAAAAGTCGGATCGGCAGCGTGGTTCATCTGTTGACCGGAAACTTCGGTGTTGCAGTCACAATGCTGGCGAGCACAGCGGTGGCGGCTCGAACGCTCGGAGCGGCGGACTTCGGGGCTCTTGCGTTAATTCTGGCACTAGGTCGCGTTTGTGAGCGTCTGGTCCGTTTTGAATCCTGGCAGCCGTTGATCCGCTTCGTGGCTGCCGAGGAAAATGCGGCTGATCCCAAGCGACTGTCGCAGCTCTACGCGTATGGCTTGCTCCTTGACGTGAGCAGCGCGTTTCTTGCGGCCGTGCTCTGCGTCATCACAGGATGGCTGGCGGCAAGCCATGTCGGGCTATCTCCCGATCAGGGGCGGCTGGTTGTAATCTACGCGGCCGCTATTGCCATCAACTTCCGGGGCATGGCCAGCGCAGCGCTCCGCATGTCCGGCAAATTTCGCACGATTGCCTACGTCCAGTTCGTCGGCGGCCTGACCCGGCTCGTATTGGCGCTGTTGGTTTTTCTGACCGGCGGAAGCCTGCTCGAATTCATAGCCGCTTGGACCTTTGCCCAGGCTCTCGATTCGATCGTGTTCAATTGGATTGGCTTGCGTGCGCTGGCGCAGAACGGAATACCCAGCCCATTCAAGGCAAGCTGGCGCGGGCTGCCCGCGAAATTTCCGGGCTTCCTCGGCTTTGCGTTCTCTACCAATATGTCCTCCGCGCTGCGTACTCTAACGCATGAGGCCGATACGCTGCTGGTTGGCTTCTTTGCTGGTCCTGCGGCTGCGGGCCTTTACTTCTTGTCGCGTCGGATCGCGAAGATCGCCCAGCAAGGGGGGGACCTGATCCAAACCGTGGCCTATCCTGACCTGGCGCGGATGTGGACAGGCAAGGGGATCGCCAATTTTGCCCAGACGGTGAAGTGGTTGCAGGTCATCCTCGCAGTGGGTGCCGTTGTTGCAATCACCTTGTGCTGGTTTGCGGGTGAGTGGGCGCTGCACCTCGTTTTCGGTCCGGATTTCGTGGGCGCGTTTCCCATGCTGCTGGCCCAGCTGCTCGCCGTCGCGCTCGTCTTGCATGCTGCGCCTTCGCGCTCCGCGTTGCTGGCGATGAATCGCCCGACTTACGTTCTCGCGGTCGCAGCAGGTTCGACTGCAATCTTCTTTGTCACGGCATTTGCGGCCATGCCGAGCCTCGGCGCTGTCGGGGTGAACCTTGCCCATATCGCGTTTGGTTTCGTGACCGCTGTCGCTCTCGACGTCGCGATGTGGCGAGGATTGGGCCGTGTTCGCGCCGAAATAAGTGCGCAGCGGCTGGAAGAAGACAGCGCGTGA